A genomic stretch from Doryrhamphus excisus isolate RoL2022-K1 chromosome 23, RoL_Dexc_1.0, whole genome shotgun sequence includes:
- the tmem126a gene encoding transmembrane protein 126A: protein MLENDTQESVAAKTLSRSVIVELLAKNFHKLPDIDQKLFMYGPMYLGGNGGLAGLIANSLYRRALNVTQAPITSSLPMAVLPFVTTYALYNATVTSPLLSGDLQCPSCVLLRGTLVGVVGGAVYPIILALPVNIGLATRYNTAPLPEKGNLIRFWIDLSKPILRKMRAVVVIQAFFGTFLSSRNFESYTKLAKITFDSQEEDLQD, encoded by the coding sequence ATGTTGGAAAACGACACACAGGAAAGCGTGGCTGCTAAGACCCTTTCACGGTCAGTGATTGTCGAACTACTGGCAAAGAATTTCCACAAACTGCCCGACATTGACCAGAAGCTCTTCATGTACGGACCAATGTATCTGGGCGGAAATGGTGGCCTGGCAGGACTGATAGCAAACAGCTTGTATCGCCGTGCCCTGAACGTCACACAGGCACCCATCACCTCCAGCCTGCCGATGGCGGTGCTGCCCTTTGTGACGACTTACGCCCTCTACAACGCCACAGTGACCAGCCCGCTCCTATCTGGGGATCTCCAATGCCCGAGCTGCGTGCTGTTGAGAGGCACACTTGTGGGTGTAGTCGGAGGCGCAGTGTACCCCATTATTCTGGCCTTACCTGTCAACATTGGCCTTGCTACAAGGTACAACACGGCGCCCTTGCCGGAGAAGGGAAACCTCATCCGGTTTTGGATAGACCTCTCCAAACCGATCCTGAGGAAGATGAGAGCTGTTGTGGTCATCCAGGCATTTTTTGGCACCTTCCTCAGTTCCAGGAACTTTGAAAGCTACACCAAATTAGCTAAAATCACATTTGACTCACAAGAAGAAGACCTACAAGACTGA